One Synechococcus sp. CC9605 genomic window carries:
- the rpsN gene encoding 30S ribosomal protein S14 yields MAKKSMIARDVKRKKTVERYAAKRAALMAAFNAAEDPMDRLEIHRKIQALPRNSARIRVRNRCWATGKPRGVYRDFGLCRNQLRERAHKGELPGVVKSSW; encoded by the coding sequence ATGGCCAAGAAGTCGATGATCGCTCGCGATGTGAAGCGCAAGAAAACGGTTGAGCGCTATGCGGCCAAGCGCGCAGCACTGATGGCAGCCTTCAACGCAGCCGAAGATCCGATGGATCGCCTGGAGATCCATCGCAAGATTCAGGCTCTGCCTCGCAACAGCGCACGCATCCGTGTGCGCAACCGCTGCTGGGCCACCGGCAAACCCCGCGGCGTTTATCGCGATTTCGGTCTTTGCCGTAACCAGCTGCGTGAGCGCGCCCACAAAGGAGAGCTGCCCGGCGTGGTCAAGTCCAGCTGGTGA
- the yidC gene encoding membrane protein insertase YidC: MIGYISDNLLIPILDFFYGLVPSYGLAIVALTLVIRIALYPLSAGSIRSARRMRIAQPVIQKRQAEIRSRYANNPQKLQEELGNVMKEFGSPLAGCLPLLVQMPILFALFATLRGSPFADVPYTLNMKVLPADQIAAVEPKPFNSASHSIFIGETDHVPVIASLPRGTKIGVGDSATVNLHTKDGRVFSDVLTDVENPGRFAPTWAVTKGDDIVSVSEDGTITALATGDATVEAKIPGLAARSGFLFIKALGQVGFYADGAINWDIAILVAGFGITLFISQLLSGMGMPANPQQATANKITPVMITGMFLFFPLPAGVLLYMLIANIFQGLQTFILTKEALPDNLQKILDQQMAQKTVTVSATSGGSRLPFEPKGK; the protein is encoded by the coding sequence GTGATCGGATACATCTCCGACAACCTGCTGATTCCAATCCTGGACTTCTTCTATGGATTGGTTCCGAGCTATGGCCTGGCCATCGTCGCCCTCACCCTCGTGATCCGGATCGCGCTCTACCCCCTGAGCGCAGGATCAATTCGCAGCGCTCGGCGCATGCGCATTGCCCAACCGGTGATCCAGAAACGCCAGGCTGAGATCAGAAGCCGTTACGCCAACAATCCTCAGAAACTTCAGGAGGAGCTGGGCAATGTGATGAAGGAATTCGGCAGTCCCTTGGCGGGATGCCTGCCGCTGCTGGTGCAGATGCCGATCCTCTTTGCTCTGTTTGCAACCCTGCGGGGATCACCGTTCGCCGACGTCCCCTACACCTTGAACATGAAGGTGTTGCCTGCGGACCAGATCGCCGCCGTTGAACCCAAACCGTTCAACAGCGCCAGCCATTCCATCTTCATCGGTGAAACCGACCATGTGCCGGTGATCGCCAGCCTGCCGCGGGGTACAAAGATCGGCGTCGGTGACAGCGCCACTGTGAACCTTCACACGAAGGACGGCCGCGTTTTCAGCGACGTGCTCACGGATGTTGAAAACCCTGGACGCTTTGCCCCCACATGGGCAGTGACCAAGGGCGATGACATTGTCAGCGTCAGTGAGGACGGCACGATCACGGCCCTCGCCACTGGTGATGCCACCGTTGAAGCCAAGATTCCTGGCTTGGCAGCCCGCAGCGGCTTCCTGTTCATCAAGGCCCTGGGCCAGGTGGGCTTCTACGCCGATGGCGCCATCAACTGGGACATCGCCATTCTCGTTGCCGGATTCGGCATCACCTTGTTCATTTCCCAACTGCTGTCGGGCATGGGCATGCCTGCCAACCCTCAGCAGGCTACGGCCAACAAAATCACTCCGGTGATGATCACAGGGATGTTTTTGTTCTTCCCACTCCCTGCCGGCGTTCTGCTCTACATGCTGATCGCCAACATTTTCCAAGGGCTGCAGACTTTCATCCTCACCAAAGAGGCACTTCCCGACAATCTCCAGAAAATTCTGGACCAGCAAATGGCCCAGAAAACGGTGACGGTCTCCGCCACTTCAGGCGGCTCACGGCTGCCCTTTGAACCGAAGGGCAAGTGA
- a CDS encoding PH domain-containing protein: protein MTSIQEDVHYDGGPARGDLIFNILLGFTLVGLPFTIGAVVRALWLRFRITSRRISVTGGWMGKDKTQVVYSQISEVRTVPRGFGAWGDMVLVLKDGARLELRSMPRFREVEAYILERISTRAAKAQQKTTEGFAA, encoded by the coding sequence ATGACCAGCATTCAGGAAGATGTCCACTACGACGGCGGCCCAGCCCGCGGGGATCTGATCTTCAACATCCTGCTTGGCTTCACGCTGGTCGGCCTTCCCTTCACCATCGGGGCCGTTGTTCGGGCCCTTTGGCTGCGCTTCCGCATCACCAGTCGTCGCATTTCGGTGACGGGTGGCTGGATGGGCAAAGACAAAACCCAGGTGGTGTATTCGCAGATCAGCGAGGTGCGCACCGTGCCCCGGGGCTTCGGTGCCTGGGGAGACATGGTGTTGGTGCTCAAGGACGGGGCCAGGCTCGAACTGCGCTCGATGCCTCGATTCCGGGAAGTGGAGGCCTACATCCTCGAACGCATCAGCACCCGTGCGGCCAAAGCCCAACAGAAAACCACTGAAGGTTTCGCCGCCTGA
- a CDS encoding DUF2808 domain-containing protein — MARSTIRRLLAGAGTAAALLLGSAFSGAPEQIAHAQGTPGLMEFRWDNDRDYRKLYYYQTSSIENDRSEWYLTLREKDRKTAILKLTVTVPDYFDSKLKPHRMRICRTSVGSMMSRTKCLEEIPSLIEVNKDQTEIVVFPDTPLPSDGDYSLHIKLFNPQGKRMYQFNALVQAPGDVPMSGYRGSWLIDVD, encoded by the coding sequence ATGGCCCGTTCCACCATCAGACGCTTGCTTGCTGGAGCCGGCACCGCTGCAGCTCTGTTGCTTGGCTCAGCATTCAGCGGAGCTCCCGAGCAGATCGCACACGCCCAGGGCACACCAGGACTGATGGAATTCCGGTGGGACAACGATCGTGACTACCGGAAGCTGTATTACTACCAGACCTCCAGCATCGAGAACGACCGCTCGGAGTGGTATCTCACCCTGCGCGAAAAGGACCGCAAGACCGCGATTCTCAAACTCACCGTCACCGTGCCGGACTACTTCGACTCCAAGCTCAAGCCTCACCGCATGCGCATTTGCCGCACCAGCGTTGGCAGCATGATGAGCCGGACCAAGTGCCTCGAAGAGATCCCGTCGTTGATCGAAGTCAACAAAGACCAAACAGAAATCGTGGTCTTCCCCGACACGCCGCTGCCTTCAGACGGGGATTACTCGCTCCACATCAAGCTGTTTAACCCCCAGGGGAAGCGCATGTATCAGTTCAATGCCCTGGTGCAGGCCCCCGGTGATGTGCCGATGTCCGGCTACCGCGGCAGCTGGCTAATCGATGTGGACTGA
- a CDS encoding 3'(2'),5'-bisphosphate nucleotidase CysQ family protein produces the protein MMPSSAVLPAGVNKEALLTELRRLSWVAADILRAYARGEQPPHGFPKALSVDEGGEGPVSAADLAVNKWLLDGLSAAFPKANWTLLSEETAKEQLTEGQPLSAEWLWILDPLDGTKDFLQGTGEYAVHLALVRDKRPVIGVVLLPEADELWIGIVGEGAWCEDRQGERSPVRFSDRTEVSDLILVASRSHRDDRLVKLIDALDLGGSKAVGSVGFKVATILRGETDLYVSLSGKSAPKDWDMAAPEAVLLAAGGRFTHADQADLTYNTGDVRQAGCLIASHGKAHAELGERATRAMAEIDPGFQV, from the coding sequence ATGATGCCCAGCTCTGCCGTCCTCCCCGCTGGCGTGAACAAGGAGGCTCTGCTGACTGAACTGCGTCGCCTCAGTTGGGTAGCCGCCGACATCCTGCGGGCCTATGCCCGCGGCGAGCAGCCCCCGCATGGTTTCCCCAAGGCCTTGAGTGTTGATGAAGGCGGAGAGGGCCCGGTGTCTGCGGCTGATCTGGCTGTGAACAAGTGGTTGCTGGATGGTCTGTCCGCCGCGTTCCCCAAGGCCAACTGGACTCTGCTGAGCGAGGAGACCGCCAAGGAGCAGCTCACGGAAGGTCAACCGCTGTCGGCGGAGTGGCTGTGGATTCTCGATCCCCTGGATGGCACCAAGGATTTTCTGCAGGGCACAGGCGAATACGCCGTTCATCTGGCCCTCGTGCGCGACAAGCGGCCGGTGATCGGTGTTGTGCTCCTGCCGGAAGCCGATGAACTTTGGATCGGCATCGTTGGCGAGGGTGCCTGGTGTGAAGACCGTCAGGGTGAGCGGTCGCCGGTTCGCTTCAGCGACAGAACTGAGGTTTCAGACCTGATCCTGGTGGCCAGCCGTAGCCACCGCGACGACCGTTTGGTCAAGCTCATTGATGCCCTTGACCTCGGCGGTTCCAAAGCCGTCGGCAGCGTTGGCTTCAAGGTGGCCACGATCCTGAGGGGCGAAACCGACCTTTACGTCTCCCTCTCCGGCAAGAGCGCTCCCAAGGATTGGGACATGGCTGCTCCGGAGGCGGTGCTGCTCGCGGCCGGTGGTCGTTTCACCCATGCGGATCAGGCCGACCTCACCTACAACACCGGCGATGTACGTCAGGCCGGCTGTCTGATCGCCAGCCACGGAAAAGCCCACGCCGAGCTCGGAGAGCGTGCGACGCGGGCCATGGCCGAGATAGATCCCGGCTTTCAGGTCTGA
- a CDS encoding AAA family ATPase, with translation MSSAAWGHQLDLLVRARTPLIWVRSNEEARVESLLGEAAQRLARQLVCWNFIDGISGPVNADGQGSRQPMAMLQWLQQRDAGSPTLLLAKDFHRFCDDPGVARMLRNLEASLRSTPHTLVLCCGQWTPPGDLEESLTLLDLPLPDNNDLRRLISSIGTSSGSPLPAPVLDELAQACSGLSEMRVRQVAARALARRGQLGSDDLQDVLDEKRQTIARSEVLEFCRCDAGTEAIGGLDGLKTWLNQRHRAFSEDARRFGLPLPRGVLLVGPQGTGKSLTAKAIACSWSMPLLRLDVGRLFAGLVGASEARTREMIQRAEAMAPCVLWIDEIDKGFGGDGRSDGGTTQRVLANVLTWMAEKQSPVFVVATANGVEKLPPELLRKGRFDEIFMLDLPSSSERHSILELHLERRRPGLKLPLDTVVSRSEGFSGAELEQTVIEAMHLAFADNRELTEPDLIGAASQLIPLSRTASEQLERLKQWAAGGRARPASVAAGNEA, from the coding sequence ATGAGCAGTGCAGCCTGGGGACACCAGCTCGACCTTCTGGTGCGTGCTCGCACACCTTTGATCTGGGTGCGCAGCAATGAGGAAGCTCGGGTGGAAAGCCTGCTCGGAGAGGCCGCTCAACGGCTTGCACGCCAGCTGGTCTGCTGGAATTTCATCGATGGCATCAGCGGGCCGGTGAATGCCGATGGCCAGGGAAGCCGTCAACCGATGGCCATGCTGCAGTGGCTCCAGCAACGGGATGCAGGCAGCCCAACCCTGCTGCTTGCCAAGGATTTTCATCGTTTCTGCGATGACCCCGGTGTGGCCCGGATGCTGCGCAATCTCGAGGCATCCCTGCGCAGCACCCCACACACCCTGGTGCTGTGTTGCGGGCAATGGACACCCCCCGGTGATCTGGAAGAGAGCCTGACGTTGCTGGATCTCCCCCTTCCCGACAACAACGACCTGCGCCGGCTGATCAGCAGCATCGGCACCAGCAGCGGCAGCCCCCTGCCAGCTCCTGTCCTGGATGAATTGGCTCAGGCCTGCAGCGGGCTCAGCGAGATGCGGGTGCGCCAGGTGGCCGCGCGGGCCCTGGCCCGCCGCGGCCAGTTGGGATCAGATGATCTGCAGGACGTTCTGGACGAAAAACGCCAGACGATTGCCCGCAGCGAGGTGCTGGAGTTCTGCCGCTGCGATGCGGGCACGGAAGCCATTGGAGGCCTCGACGGTCTCAAGACCTGGCTGAACCAACGGCACCGAGCCTTCTCGGAAGATGCACGCCGTTTCGGACTGCCTCTGCCCCGTGGCGTTTTGCTCGTGGGGCCTCAAGGCACAGGCAAATCACTCACCGCCAAGGCCATCGCCTGCAGTTGGTCGATGCCCCTGCTGCGGCTGGATGTGGGGCGTCTGTTTGCGGGCTTGGTGGGGGCCAGCGAGGCACGCACCCGCGAGATGATCCAACGGGCTGAAGCCATGGCCCCCTGCGTGCTCTGGATCGATGAGATCGACAAGGGCTTCGGGGGGGATGGCCGCAGTGACGGCGGCACCACCCAGCGGGTTCTGGCCAACGTGCTCACCTGGATGGCTGAGAAGCAGTCCCCGGTGTTCGTCGTGGCGACCGCCAACGGCGTTGAGAAGCTGCCACCTGAGCTGCTGCGCAAGGGACGTTTCGATGAGATCTTCATGCTCGATCTGCCCAGCAGCTCTGAGCGCCACAGCATTCTTGAGCTGCATCTGGAACGGAGACGCCCGGGGCTGAAGCTTCCCCTGGACACGGTGGTGAGCCGCAGTGAGGGCTTCTCCGGAGCAGAGCTGGAGCAGACCGTGATCGAAGCGATGCACTTGGCCTTCGCCGACAACCGTGAGTTGACGGAGCCGGATCTGATTGGAGCGGCCTCCCAGCTCATCCCCCTCTCCCGCACCGCAAGCGAACAGCTCGAGCGGCTAAAGCAGTGGGCTGCCGGCGGCCGCGCCCGCCCCGCCTCTGTTGCTGCAGGTAACGAAGCCTGA
- the serS gene encoding serine--tRNA ligase, producing MLDQRLVRDNPETIAQQLGRRGKAVDLTKLQLIAQQQRDLEQQRSGLQAEGNRIGKEVGQRIKSGADPKGDEVAELRQQGNAIKQKVAVLEEEEKQLSSELKQQLLGFPNLPSEACPDGRSEDDNVEVRRWGTPRVDDGLYEHWQIAERLQLFDTERSVRIAQSRFVTLMGQGARLERALINFMLDLHTSKGYREVLPPVLVNSASLTGSGQLPKFAEESFRCAEDDLWLTPTAEVPVTSLHRDEIIPADQLPLRYAAYSPCFRREAGSYGRDTRGLIRLHQFNKVELYWFVHPDHSDEAHQRITADAEAVLQALELPYRVLDLCTADLGFSARRTYDLEVWLPGAGAYREISSCSVCGDFQARRSSIRTKEGKATKLVHTLNGSGLAVGRTMAALLENGQQSDGSVLLPKALVPYVGRERLQPE from the coding sequence GTGCTCGATCAGCGCCTTGTGCGTGACAACCCCGAAACGATCGCCCAGCAACTGGGGCGTCGAGGTAAGGCAGTTGATCTCACCAAACTGCAGCTGATTGCCCAGCAGCAGCGCGATCTAGAGCAACAACGCAGCGGCCTGCAGGCGGAAGGCAACCGGATCGGCAAGGAGGTTGGCCAACGCATTAAGTCGGGCGCCGATCCCAAAGGCGACGAGGTCGCCGAACTCCGCCAGCAGGGCAATGCCATCAAGCAGAAGGTGGCGGTGCTGGAGGAGGAGGAAAAGCAGCTTTCCAGTGAGCTCAAGCAGCAGCTGCTGGGGTTCCCCAACCTGCCTTCAGAAGCCTGCCCGGATGGGCGGAGTGAAGACGACAACGTTGAAGTGCGCCGCTGGGGAACCCCCCGGGTTGATGACGGCCTCTACGAGCACTGGCAGATCGCCGAGAGGCTGCAGCTGTTCGACACCGAACGCTCCGTCCGCATTGCGCAGAGCCGTTTCGTCACGCTGATGGGGCAAGGGGCACGGCTGGAGCGTGCCCTGATCAATTTCATGCTCGACCTCCACACGAGCAAGGGTTACCGCGAGGTGCTGCCCCCGGTGCTGGTGAACAGCGCCAGCCTCACCGGATCAGGGCAGCTGCCCAAGTTCGCCGAGGAAAGCTTCCGGTGCGCGGAGGACGACCTCTGGCTAACTCCAACCGCTGAGGTGCCGGTGACCTCCCTGCACCGGGACGAAATCATCCCGGCAGACCAACTGCCCCTCCGTTATGCCGCCTACAGCCCCTGCTTCCGCCGTGAGGCCGGCAGCTACGGCCGCGACACCCGTGGCTTGATCCGCCTGCACCAGTTCAACAAGGTGGAGCTGTACTGGTTTGTGCACCCCGATCACTCCGACGAGGCGCACCAACGGATCACGGCCGATGCAGAAGCCGTGCTTCAGGCGCTGGAGCTTCCTTATCGGGTCTTGGACCTTTGCACCGCCGACCTCGGCTTTTCCGCCCGCCGGACCTACGACCTCGAGGTGTGGCTGCCGGGAGCAGGGGCTTACCGGGAAATCTCCAGTTGCAGCGTCTGTGGCGATTTTCAGGCACGACGGTCCTCAATCCGCACCAAAGAAGGCAAGGCCACGAAATTGGTGCACACCCTGAATGGAAGTGGCCTGGCCGTCGGCAGAACCATGGCGGCTCTGTTGGAGAACGGCCAACAGTCCGACGGCAGCGTCCTGCTGCCCAAAGCTCTGGTGCCCTACGTCGGCCGCGAGCGACTCCAGCCAGAATGA
- a CDS encoding ribonuclease P protein component: MVLPASMRLRGHRCFNRLHRSSKRQHGTLMVLRVAAGDSNLLRRELRGIQERTCRCALVISNKVSKRSVKRNRLRRLLHDHLRRRFEQRNDLAGRWLLISLRPEAAEAEPTQLLEECDSLLRSAGLDP, from the coding sequence ATGGTCCTTCCCGCCTCCATGAGATTGCGCGGGCATCGATGCTTCAACCGCTTGCACCGATCTTCCAAGCGCCAGCACGGAACCTTGATGGTCCTGCGAGTTGCAGCAGGGGACTCGAACTTGCTTCGCCGGGAGTTGCGGGGCATACAGGAGAGAACCTGCCGTTGCGCCCTGGTGATCAGCAACAAGGTGAGCAAGCGTTCTGTTAAGCGGAACCGGCTCAGACGGCTTCTGCATGACCACCTGCGTCGACGTTTTGAACAGCGAAACGACTTGGCGGGCCGGTGGTTGTTGATCAGCCTTCGCCCGGAAGCCGCGGAAGCCGAACCCACACAGTTGCTCGAAGAATGCGACAGTCTTCTGAGAAGCGCCGGACTGGATCCATGA
- the rpmH gene encoding 50S ribosomal protein L34: protein MTKRTLGGTNRKRKRVSGFRVRMRSHTGRRVIRTRRKRGRARLAA from the coding sequence ATGACCAAGCGCACCCTCGGGGGAACAAACCGCAAGAGGAAGCGCGTTTCGGGTTTCCGAGTACGGATGCGCTCGCACACCGGCCGTCGCGTGATCCGCACGCGCCGCAAGCGCGGCCGCGCCCGCCTGGCCGCTTGA
- a CDS encoding polyribonucleotide nucleotidyltransferase, which yields MQGQTQSISFDGREIRLTTGRFAPQAGGSVLVECGDTAVLVTATRSGGREGIDFLPLICDYEERLYAAGRIPGSYMRRESRPPERATLTARLIDRPMRPLFPSWLRDDLQVVATCLSLDERVPADVLAVTGASIATLLAGIPFNGPMAAVRVGLLGDDFVLNPSYREIERGDLDLVVAGTPDGVVMVEAGANQLPEQDVIEAIDFGYEAICELIKAQEQLLKDLGITQVKPEKPDEDSTVPAYLEKQCSKAISAVLSKFDQSKDERDTALETVKGEVSETIAGLKEDHAVRQALASSPKLLGNSFKALTKKLMRQQILKDGKRVDGRGLDEVRQISAMAGVLPRRVHGSGLFQRGLTQVLSTATLGTPSDAQEMDDLHPNTEKLYLHHYNFPPYSVGETRPMRSPGRREIGHGALAERAILPVLPEKDTFPYVVRVVSEVLSSNGSTSMGSVCGSTLSLMDAGVPLKAPVSGAAMGLIKEGDEVRILTDIQGIEDFLGDMDFKVAGSEKGITALQMDMKITGLSVKTVAEAVNQARPARLHILEKMLEAIDTPRDNLSPHAPRLLSFRIDPELIGTVIGPGGRTIKGITERTNTKIDIEDGGIVTIASHDGAAAEEAQKIIEGLTRKVNEGEVFSGSITRIIPIGAFVEILPGKEGMIHISQLSEARVEKVEDVVKVGDEVTVRVREIDNRGRINLTLRGVPQAGDAADVEPQPTPVAPLS from the coding sequence GTGCAAGGACAAACCCAGTCGATCTCCTTTGACGGACGCGAGATTCGACTGACCACCGGGCGCTTCGCCCCTCAGGCGGGAGGATCCGTCTTGGTGGAGTGTGGCGACACCGCCGTGCTTGTGACCGCAACCCGTTCGGGCGGTCGTGAAGGCATTGATTTTCTGCCGCTGATCTGCGACTACGAAGAGCGGCTTTATGCAGCCGGCCGCATTCCCGGCAGCTACATGCGTCGTGAGAGCCGCCCACCTGAACGCGCCACTCTCACCGCTCGACTGATTGACCGCCCCATGCGGCCGCTCTTCCCCAGCTGGCTGCGCGACGACCTGCAGGTGGTGGCCACCTGCCTGTCCCTCGATGAGCGGGTCCCCGCCGATGTTCTGGCGGTGACGGGCGCCTCGATTGCCACGCTTCTGGCGGGCATCCCCTTCAACGGCCCGATGGCAGCCGTTCGGGTGGGCCTGCTGGGCGATGACTTCGTCCTCAACCCGAGTTACCGGGAGATCGAACGGGGTGATCTGGACCTGGTGGTTGCCGGCACCCCCGACGGCGTGGTGATGGTCGAGGCCGGCGCCAACCAGCTGCCCGAGCAGGACGTGATCGAGGCGATCGATTTCGGTTACGAAGCCATTTGCGAACTAATCAAGGCTCAGGAACAACTGCTGAAGGATCTGGGCATCACTCAGGTGAAGCCGGAGAAACCGGACGAAGACAGCACCGTTCCCGCCTACCTGGAGAAGCAGTGCAGCAAAGCGATCAGCGCCGTCCTCAGCAAATTTGATCAGAGCAAGGACGAGCGGGACACAGCCCTGGAAACCGTGAAGGGCGAGGTGTCCGAGACCATCGCAGGTCTGAAGGAAGACCATGCCGTTCGCCAGGCTCTGGCCAGCAGCCCCAAACTCCTTGGCAACAGCTTCAAGGCGCTGACCAAGAAGCTGATGCGTCAGCAGATTCTCAAGGACGGCAAGCGTGTGGACGGACGCGGCCTCGACGAGGTGCGTCAGATCAGCGCCATGGCCGGCGTGCTGCCGCGCCGGGTGCATGGCTCCGGTCTGTTCCAGCGCGGACTCACCCAGGTGCTCTCCACCGCAACGCTGGGCACCCCCAGCGATGCCCAGGAGATGGACGATCTCCATCCCAACACCGAGAAGCTGTACCTGCACCACTACAACTTCCCTCCTTACTCCGTCGGTGAAACGCGGCCGATGCGCTCCCCCGGTCGTCGTGAGATCGGCCATGGCGCACTGGCCGAACGCGCCATTCTTCCGGTGCTTCCCGAGAAAGACACCTTCCCCTACGTAGTGCGTGTGGTGAGCGAAGTGCTCAGCTCCAATGGCTCCACCTCGATGGGTTCCGTCTGCGGCAGCACCCTGTCGCTGATGGATGCCGGTGTGCCGCTAAAGGCCCCGGTGAGTGGCGCTGCCATGGGTCTGATCAAAGAGGGCGATGAGGTGCGGATCCTCACCGACATCCAAGGCATCGAGGACTTCCTTGGTGATATGGACTTCAAGGTGGCCGGTAGCGAGAAGGGCATCACAGCCCTGCAGATGGACATGAAGATCACCGGCCTCTCGGTGAAGACGGTGGCCGAAGCCGTCAACCAGGCACGTCCGGCACGGCTCCACATCCTCGAAAAGATGCTCGAGGCGATTGACACCCCTCGGGACAACCTGTCTCCCCATGCCCCACGTCTGCTCAGCTTCCGCATTGATCCTGAGTTGATCGGCACCGTGATCGGCCCAGGTGGACGCACGATCAAAGGCATCACCGAGCGCACCAACACCAAGATCGACATCGAGGACGGCGGCATCGTGACCATCGCCTCCCACGATGGTGCTGCAGCTGAAGAAGCCCAGAAGATCATCGAAGGCCTGACCCGCAAGGTGAACGAGGGCGAGGTGTTCTCCGGCTCGATCACCCGGATCATCCCGATCGGCGCCTTCGTGGAGATCCTCCCTGGCAAGGAAGGCATGATCCACATCTCGCAGCTCTCCGAAGCTCGCGTTGAGAAGGTCGAAGACGTTGTGAAGGTGGGCGACGAGGTGACCGTGCGGGTGCGCGAAATCGACAACCGCGGCCGCATCAACCTCACCCTGAGAGGCGTGCCCCAGGCCGGCGACGCTGCCGATGTGGAGCCTCAGCCCACCCCGGTGGCACCGCTCAGCTGA
- a CDS encoding YceD family protein → MIEALEPVPLQELRALGTAKVWDVEGELYELPSLTPVRGHVSAEHRGNVLAVEGKLSTIVTLCCDRCLNQFNQSLSCTPAELIWLGEEQPTADELELSGEVAEMEGLADVLDPRGQFDPQQWAFEQLNLLLPVVNHCGDHCPGPPGLQQQPVTSDAKPKDVDPRWQALQQLQQQIDQP, encoded by the coding sequence GTGATCGAGGCACTGGAGCCTGTCCCCCTCCAGGAGCTCCGGGCCCTCGGCACCGCGAAAGTCTGGGACGTTGAGGGTGAGCTCTATGAGCTCCCCTCGCTCACACCCGTGCGAGGCCATGTCTCCGCAGAGCATCGCGGCAACGTCTTGGCGGTTGAGGGGAAGCTCAGCACGATCGTGACGCTCTGCTGCGATCGCTGCCTGAATCAGTTCAATCAGAGCCTCAGCTGCACGCCTGCGGAACTGATCTGGCTGGGAGAGGAGCAACCGACGGCCGACGAGCTGGAGCTGTCCGGAGAGGTTGCCGAGATGGAAGGCCTGGCGGATGTTCTCGATCCACGCGGTCAATTTGACCCCCAGCAATGGGCCTTCGAACAGCTCAACCTGCTGTTGCCTGTCGTTAACCACTGCGGTGACCACTGCCCAGGCCCACCAGGCCTCCAGCAGCAGCCTGTGACCTCAGACGCCAAGCCGAAGGACGTCGATCCCCGCTGGCAGGCCCTGCAACAGCTCCAGCAGCAGATCGACCAGCCATGA
- a CDS encoding M50 family metallopeptidase yields the protein MNVLAALLVLALLIVVHEAGHFLAATLQGIHVSGFSIGFGPALIKKQRRGVTYALRLLPLGGFVAFPDDDEESTIPADDPDLLRNRPIPQQALVVAAGVLANLALALVVLFAQAAIVGVPAAPDPGVLVVQVQPGGAAARSGLRAGDQILSLNDQPLAAGQRGVAAMVRDVKAAPEQPIRVERKRGDATSTVELIPEDQQGTGKIGAQLQANISGEMRPVHNPGELVLTTGSQFSQMLEQTVRGYAGLLTNFRATAGQVSGPVKIVEMGAQLSQQGGSGLALFSALISINLAVLNSLPLPLLDGWQMMMLAIQSVRGRPVSERIQMAFVQSGFLLLVGLTLVLIVRDTTQLPVVQQLMGR from the coding sequence ATGAACGTGTTGGCCGCCCTTTTGGTGCTAGCCCTGCTGATCGTGGTGCATGAGGCCGGCCATTTCCTCGCTGCGACACTCCAGGGAATTCACGTCAGCGGCTTTTCCATTGGCTTTGGCCCAGCCCTGATCAAGAAACAACGGCGTGGGGTGACCTACGCCCTGCGGCTGCTGCCCCTGGGTGGTTTCGTTGCCTTCCCCGACGACGACGAGGAGAGCACGATCCCTGCTGATGATCCGGATCTGCTGCGCAACCGGCCGATCCCCCAGCAGGCCTTGGTGGTTGCTGCAGGCGTGTTGGCCAACCTGGCCTTGGCACTGGTGGTGCTGTTCGCTCAGGCAGCGATTGTCGGCGTGCCCGCCGCGCCAGATCCCGGGGTCCTCGTGGTTCAGGTGCAACCGGGTGGTGCTGCCGCCCGCTCCGGGCTTCGTGCAGGCGACCAGATCCTCAGTCTGAATGACCAACCCCTCGCCGCAGGACAACGGGGCGTTGCCGCGATGGTGCGGGATGTGAAAGCAGCACCCGAGCAACCCATTCGTGTGGAGCGAAAGCGGGGCGACGCGACCTCAACCGTTGAACTGATCCCCGAGGATCAACAGGGCACAGGAAAAATCGGTGCCCAGCTGCAGGCCAACATCAGTGGGGAGATGCGCCCCGTGCACAATCCCGGTGAACTGGTGCTCACCACCGGCTCGCAATTCAGCCAAATGCTGGAGCAAACCGTGCGCGGCTACGCCGGGCTCCTGACCAACTTCCGAGCCACGGCAGGCCAGGTGAGTGGTCCCGTGAAGATCGTTGAGATGGGCGCTCAGCTCAGCCAGCAGGGGGGATCCGGGTTGGCGCTGTTCTCAGCCCTGATCTCAATCAATTTGGCCGTGCTCAATTCCCTGCCGCTGCCGCTGCTTGATGGCTGGCAGATGATGATGCTCGCGATTCAGTCCGTTCGGGGTCGTCCGGTGTCGGAACGGATCCAAATGGCCTTCGTGCAATCCGGTTTTCTTCTTCTGGTGGGGCTCACGCTTGTGCTGATCGTGCGTGACACCACACAACTGCCGGTGGTCCAGCAATTGATGGGTCGCTGA